The genomic region GACAAGTATCAGAATGTGGAGGAAATGTTTTTAAACTCCATCGATGAAGCAAAAAGCCTTCTGGCGAAAACCCCGGAACAGTTAGAGGTTTTAAGAAAACACAATGTGGTGGATTCCGGAGCCAAGGGATTTGTGTATTATCTGGAAGGGATTATTAAGTTTATCCGGGGTGAAACCATTGAAGTGTCCGGGGATTTTCAAGGGGCGGGGGTCCTCGCTCAAGGCTACGACCGAAATCATGAAAACACCGAATTCCGCTACTGCACGGAAACCCTGATCAAGGGCAGGGTGGATAAGGATGAATTAAAAGAAGCCCTAGGGGCCTATGGGGATTCCATTATTGTTGCCGGCAGCGCCACCTTAAAGCATGTGCATCTTCATACCAACAAAGTAGAGGCGGTGTTTAAACTGTTATCGAAGTACGGGGTCATTGATCGACCGAAGATCGAGGATATGCGCGTACAGGAAAAATTAAAGGACAAAACTTCGAAGATCGCCGTACTAACGGACTCTATCGGGGACTTTCCCAAATCCTATTTGGATCAGTACGACGTGCATTTGCTACCCGTAAATATTTTTGTGGGAGAGAACCAGTACCTGGATAAAATGACGGTGGACCCCGAAGATTTTTATGAGACGATTAAACACTCGGAGGTTTACCCCAACAGCGGGCAGCCCAATGACATTCAGGTAAAGCATAAAATCGATTTTCTCAAGGAACACTACGAGAGTATTATCTGCATTATGGTTTCCAGCAAACTCAGCGGAACCTATGAAAGCGTGGAAAAATACGGAAAGAAACTAAAAGAAGAGGGCTATCCCATTGAAGTGATCGACTCGAAGCTGAACTCCGGGGGCCAGGGGCTGCTGGTAACCCGAGTGGCGGAGATGGTGGCGGCAGGCGCCTCCAAAGAAGAGGTCCTCGAGGCCATTGATACGATCATTCCGGAAACGGAGATTTACGTAGCCCTGAACACTTTTGCCAATTCCTTAAAAAGCGGAAGAGTACCCAAGGTGGTTGGAAAAATCGGGGTGTTCTTCAAACTCCGTCCCATCATTTCCCTGGACAAGGAGGGGAAGGGAACCGCTTTTTCCATCGCTTTGTCGAAAAAAATGCTGATGAATAAGATTAAAAATATGCTTGAGAAGAAAAATAAGGAAAAGCCCATTACCGAATATGCGGTGGTGTACTCCAAGGATGAACAAGGGGCCGAGGCCTTTGCCAAGGAACTTCAAAAAATCATCGGAAAGCCACCGAAGTATATTACCGAGGTCTCCTCGGTCACGGCCCTTCATGTGGGTGAAGGCGCCGTAGCTGTAGGCTTTATTCGAGAGGGGGCGTAGGAATGCATTCCATTATTATAGAATCCATCCTTGTATTGTTTGTTTATTTCTTTCTGTTTTTTGTGGTAGGAACGGCTATTAAAAACAACTCCATCGTAGATATGGGATGGGGGATCGGCTTTGTAATTCTGGCCTGGTTTACCACCCTGCGCTCGGGAAACTTCGGAGGGGCCAATTTATTAATAACGATCCTGATCAGTATTTGGGGAATCCGTCTGTTTTATCATATTCTGAAGCGGAACCTGGGTAAAGGGGAGGACTTTCGCTATGCCAACTGGCGGAAGGAATGGGGAAAATGGGTGATCCCCAGGGCCTTTTTCCAGGTGTATATGCTCCAAGGGGTATTTATGTTTATCGTGGCCCTGCCGGTGATTTTGATCAACACCCAGGGAAGCCCGGGAGACATCACCCTGTTTTCCATGATCGGACTGGTAATTTGGTTGATCGGATTTTTCTTTGAAAGTGTGGGGGACTATCAATTGAAAAAGTTTAAAGAAAACCCGGAAAACAAAGGAAAAATCATGGATTCCGGTCTTTGGAAATACACCCGGCATCCCAATTATTTCGGAGAGGCCACCATGTGGTGGGGCCTTGGGGTTATTTCCATTTCCGCAGGGGGGTCCATCGCGGTTTTCATTAGTCCCATTGTGATCACTTATTTACTGCTGTTCGTTTCCGGGGTACCGATGCTGGAAAAAAGCTTTGATAAACGACCGGGGTATCAGGAGTATAAAGAAGTTACACCAAAGTTTTTTCCCTGGTTTCCAAAGAAAAAATAAGCAAAGGGAAGGGACTGCAGGGATGAATGAATCCATGATAAAGGAAGCTACATTGAAAAACTGGGTGCTTTTTTATACGGCCTCCCTCTTAGTGTTCATCAATTTTTGGGCCGCCGTAACCACCACCCCTCTTTATATTTTGGAATTAGGGGGAAGGGACTTTCACTCCGGGCTTCAGGGCACCCTGTTTTTCTTAGGAGCGGTGGTCTTTCGAATTTACCTCGGGCCGTTATCGGACCGTAGGGGGCGAAAAATCCCCTTATTAATCGGTGCCTTTGTTTTCGGCAGTACCCCCCTTCTTTTATATTTTGCCCAGTCGGTGTGGGCTGTGATCTTTATCAGAATTTATCAGTCCATCGGCC from Isachenkonia alkalipeptolytica harbors:
- a CDS encoding DUF1295 domain-containing protein produces the protein MHSIIIESILVLFVYFFLFFVVGTAIKNNSIVDMGWGIGFVILAWFTTLRSGNFGGANLLITILISIWGIRLFYHILKRNLGKGEDFRYANWRKEWGKWVIPRAFFQVYMLQGVFMFIVALPVILINTQGSPGDITLFSMIGLVIWLIGFFFESVGDYQLKKFKENPENKGKIMDSGLWKYTRHPNYFGEATMWWGLGVISISAGGSIAVFISPIVITYLLLFVSGVPMLEKSFDKRPGYQEYKEVTPKFFPWFPKKK
- a CDS encoding DAK2 domain-containing protein translates to MKQNYLNGKDFFNIFRHGAMEVINNKDHLNKINVFPVADGDTGNNLAMTLNSVIDYTQVVDSFYETSKSMAEASIYGARGNSGVIFAQYISGIASGSEGKDRISLKDFIEVTRKASEGIYESLVHPVEGTMLTVMKQWSLYLSEHKDKYQNVEEMFLNSIDEAKSLLAKTPEQLEVLRKHNVVDSGAKGFVYYLEGIIKFIRGETIEVSGDFQGAGVLAQGYDRNHENTEFRYCTETLIKGRVDKDELKEALGAYGDSIIVAGSATLKHVHLHTNKVEAVFKLLSKYGVIDRPKIEDMRVQEKLKDKTSKIAVLTDSIGDFPKSYLDQYDVHLLPVNIFVGENQYLDKMTVDPEDFYETIKHSEVYPNSGQPNDIQVKHKIDFLKEHYESIICIMVSSKLSGTYESVEKYGKKLKEEGYPIEVIDSKLNSGGQGLLVTRVAEMVAAGASKEEVLEAIDTIIPETEIYVALNTFANSLKSGRVPKVVGKIGVFFKLRPIISLDKEGKGTAFSIALSKKMLMNKIKNMLEKKNKEKPITEYAVVYSKDEQGAEAFAKELQKIIGKPPKYITEVSSVTALHVGEGAVAVGFIREGA